One Actinomadura viridis genomic region harbors:
- a CDS encoding hydantoinase B/oxoprolinase family protein, whose protein sequence is MSAMTDIDGARLAVVTNRLQSIARSMMNTVLRTGRSGVLNSARDFSCCILTGRDELLAAADSLPIHVMSGPDLMARVMRELHDDIAPGDAFLHNSPYLGNSHAADHSFLVPVFDDEGAHRFTVVVKAHQADCGNSVPTTYMATAADVYEEGALIFPCVRVQRDYRDIADVLRMCEVRIRVPDQWRGDYLAAMGAARIGERKLRELAADVGWDTLDELAEQWFDYSERRMRGAIGRLGGGSVEVTSHHDAFPGLPEGLDLRIQVSVDAAEEMIEVDLTDNPDCQPCGLNLTESTSRTAAMVGVFNGLHDDVPLNSGAFRRLRIVLRENCVVGIPRHPASCSVATTNVADRVACGVQRALAELSEGAGQAEVGYVIPPADGVISGHDERGPFVNQIFLGIGGGAGSPYADGWFTAAHVGNAGLTLLDSVEMDEARFPIRVHARALLPDSEGAGEHRGAPGALVEFGPVGGPMTLMYAQDGYETPALGARGGEAGGVARVWKIGTDGARTELDPVAQLWLDDGERVLSHTCGGGGYGPPPARDPERVAHDVREGWITGERAREVYGVALDADGKVDAVTTEALRAQAEEAGR, encoded by the coding sequence ATGAGCGCCATGACCGACATCGACGGCGCGCGCCTGGCGGTCGTCACGAACAGGCTCCAGAGCATCGCGCGCAGCATGATGAACACCGTTCTGCGGACCGGCCGCTCCGGCGTGCTGAACTCCGCGCGCGACTTCTCGTGCTGCATCCTCACCGGCCGCGACGAGCTGCTGGCCGCGGCCGACAGCCTCCCGATCCACGTGATGAGCGGCCCGGACCTGATGGCCCGTGTGATGCGCGAACTCCACGACGACATCGCCCCCGGCGACGCGTTCCTGCACAACTCGCCCTACCTCGGCAACTCGCACGCCGCCGACCACAGCTTCCTCGTGCCGGTCTTCGATGACGAAGGCGCGCACCGGTTCACCGTCGTCGTGAAGGCCCACCAGGCCGACTGCGGCAACTCCGTCCCCACGACGTACATGGCGACCGCGGCGGACGTCTACGAAGAGGGCGCGCTCATCTTCCCCTGCGTCCGCGTCCAGCGCGATTACCGCGACATCGCGGACGTGCTGCGCATGTGCGAGGTGCGCATCCGCGTGCCCGACCAGTGGCGCGGCGACTATCTCGCGGCGATGGGCGCCGCGCGGATCGGCGAGCGCAAGCTCCGCGAGCTCGCCGCGGACGTCGGGTGGGACACGCTCGACGAGCTCGCCGAGCAGTGGTTCGACTACAGCGAGCGGCGCATGCGCGGCGCGATCGGCCGGCTCGGCGGCGGATCGGTGGAGGTGACCTCCCATCACGACGCCTTCCCCGGGCTGCCGGAGGGGCTCGACCTGCGCATCCAGGTGAGCGTCGACGCCGCCGAGGAGATGATCGAGGTCGACCTGACCGACAACCCCGACTGCCAGCCGTGCGGGCTCAACCTCACCGAGTCGACCTCGCGCACCGCCGCGATGGTGGGCGTGTTCAACGGGCTGCACGACGACGTCCCGCTCAATAGTGGAGCGTTCCGACGGCTCCGGATCGTCCTGCGTGAGAACTGCGTCGTCGGCATCCCGCGCCATCCGGCCAGCTGCTCGGTCGCCACGACGAACGTCGCCGACCGCGTCGCCTGCGGGGTCCAGCGCGCGCTCGCCGAGCTGTCCGAGGGCGCCGGCCAGGCCGAGGTCGGGTACGTCATCCCGCCCGCGGACGGCGTGATCTCCGGTCATGACGAGCGAGGTCCGTTCGTCAACCAGATCTTCCTCGGTATCGGCGGCGGCGCCGGAAGCCCCTACGCCGACGGCTGGTTCACGGCGGCCCACGTCGGCAACGCCGGCCTGACCCTGCTCGACAGCGTCGAGATGGACGAGGCCCGTTTCCCGATCCGTGTCCACGCGCGCGCCCTCCTGCCCGACAGCGAAGGCGCCGGCGAGCACCGCGGCGCGCCCGGTGCCCTCGTCGAGTTCGGCCCGGTCGGCGGCCCGATGACGCTCATGTACGCGCAGGACGGCTACGAGACGCCCGCGCTCGGCGCGCGCGGCGGCGAGGCCGGCGGCGTCGCCCGGGTGTGGAAGATCGGCACCGACGGCGCACGCACCGAACTCGACCCCGTGGCCCAGCTGTGGCTCGACGACGGAGAGCGGGTGCTCTCCCACACCTGCGGAGGCGGTGGCTACGGCCCCCCGCCGGCGCGGGACCCGGAGCGCGTCGCCCACGACGTGCGCGAGGGCTGGATCACCGGTGAGCGCGCCCGCGAGGTCTACGGTGTGGCGCTCGACGCGGACGGCAAGGTCGACGCCGTCACGACGGAGGCGCTGCGCGCCCAGGCTGAGGAGGCGGGTCGATGA
- a CDS encoding thiamine pyrophosphate-binding protein — translation MTASKVRNGGHVVAETLERHGVRYVFGQDSPEWLYEALDPERIRAVTMRDERSAGFAADTVARLTGRPTVACGIHGPGALNLMTALLEAQAANSPLVALVSGVETDVHGTGAFQEVDQVAVARPLVKWAVRVERADRIGATVDRALRIAVAGRPGPVLVELPNDVMEQPQPEPSGNALDAASQGVRPASGGAGLAEAARLLAGAARPAILAGGGARSAADIVALAERLAAPVTVTSMGRGAFPETHDLFAGVAGFMSDRDDGSGAVANGVLARADVLLVLGSALDGVTTDGGRLPGPDATIVRVDLDPEAFARGTRPALAIHAGVEAAVAGLLAELDGLTTTESGGAPRTAPAEDLAGAWAAVRAAQERRAADEGSPVHPARLYTALQRSLAPDDVVVCDAAYSSVWALSYLRQGRHFERITYGRAAGTLGFGLPGAIGAATAFPGRRVVALVGDGGFGFGWGELETLARERLQVVCVVLNNGCFAYQKLWHDLQDGTSRWLDFADVRHDRLAEAVGIAGIRVEDAGELEAALDRALALDGPCVVDVRIRPDELPPFNFERHRRR, via the coding sequence ATGACGGCTTCCAAGGTCCGCAACGGCGGGCATGTCGTCGCCGAGACGCTGGAGCGGCACGGCGTCCGGTACGTGTTCGGCCAGGATTCGCCCGAATGGCTGTACGAGGCGCTCGACCCCGAACGCATCCGCGCCGTCACGATGCGGGACGAACGCTCCGCCGGGTTCGCCGCCGACACCGTCGCCCGCCTGACGGGCCGCCCGACGGTCGCGTGCGGGATCCACGGACCGGGCGCGCTGAATCTCATGACCGCCCTGCTGGAGGCGCAGGCGGCGAACTCGCCGCTCGTCGCGCTGGTGAGCGGCGTCGAGACCGACGTCCATGGCACCGGCGCCTTCCAGGAGGTCGATCAGGTCGCGGTCGCCCGCCCGCTGGTGAAGTGGGCCGTTCGCGTCGAGCGCGCCGACCGGATCGGGGCGACGGTCGACCGGGCACTGCGGATCGCGGTCGCGGGCCGTCCCGGGCCGGTGCTGGTGGAACTGCCGAACGACGTGATGGAGCAGCCGCAGCCCGAACCGTCCGGAAACGCGCTCGATGCCGCGTCCCAGGGCGTGCGGCCGGCGTCCGGTGGGGCCGGGCTCGCTGAGGCGGCGAGGCTCCTGGCGGGCGCGGCGCGACCCGCGATCCTCGCCGGCGGCGGCGCGCGTTCGGCCGCGGACATCGTCGCCCTCGCGGAACGGCTCGCGGCACCGGTCACGGTGACCTCGATGGGCCGCGGCGCCTTCCCCGAAACGCACGACCTCTTCGCCGGTGTCGCCGGCTTCATGTCCGACCGCGACGACGGCTCGGGCGCGGTCGCCAACGGTGTGCTCGCACGTGCCGACGTCCTGCTCGTGCTCGGCTCGGCGCTCGACGGCGTGACCACCGACGGCGGGCGCCTGCCCGGCCCCGACGCCACGATCGTGCGGGTCGACCTCGACCCGGAGGCGTTCGCGCGCGGCACCCGCCCGGCGCTCGCGATCCACGCGGGCGTGGAGGCGGCCGTCGCCGGGCTGCTCGCCGAACTCGACGGACTGACGACCACCGAGTCCGGCGGGGCGCCGCGCACCGCCCCGGCCGAGGATCTCGCCGGCGCGTGGGCCGCGGTGCGTGCCGCGCAGGAACGGCGGGCGGCGGACGAGGGGAGCCCGGTCCACCCGGCCCGTCTCTACACCGCGCTCCAGCGGTCGCTGGCACCCGATGACGTGGTCGTCTGCGACGCCGCCTACAGCAGCGTGTGGGCACTGAGCTACCTGCGGCAGGGCCGGCACTTCGAGCGGATCACCTACGGCCGCGCGGCGGGAACCCTCGGCTTCGGCCTCCCGGGGGCGATCGGCGCCGCCACGGCGTTCCCCGGCCGTCGCGTCGTCGCGCTCGTCGGCGACGGCGGCTTCGGCTTCGGCTGGGGCGAACTCGAGACGCTCGCCCGCGAGCGGCTCCAGGTCGTCTGCGTCGTCCTCAACAACGGCTGCTTCGCGTATCAGAAGCTCTGGCACGACCTCCAGGACGGAACGTCGCGCTGGCTCGACTTCGCCGACGTGCGCCATGACCGGCTCGCCGAGGCCGTCGGCATCGCCGGGATCCGGGTGGAGGACGCCGGTGAGCTGGAGGCGGCGCTGGACAGGGCGCTCGCGCTCGACGGGCCGTGCGTCGTGGACGTGCGCATCCGGCCCGACGAACTGCCGCCCTTCAACTTCGAACGTCACCGCAGGAGGTGA
- a CDS encoding ABC transporter permease — protein sequence MNGLRKAATPFRRVEGPLAASFGRIGFALALLLLVSLAAAPDTLRGSTLLTMLPFASMLAIAAIGQTIVVQHGGLDLSVAGTVSLSAAVVTKGAQEFGGTPAAIGVAFGAAVAMGLLNGVLVARLAITPLIATLGVNALAIGVVLTVTGGVPTAAPQALTRIAIERTLGVPNTMIAALAVLTLAGVVLQRTVLGRRHVAVGVSTVAARNAGLRVDTYRIAPYVVAALCYAIAGTLIAGFQQSPGLSVGDPYLISTVAVVVLAGTPLTGGRASVVATALAALFLTQLNQLVLSVGAPTAVQYLIQAAVIAAGVAARELTVLQRAADRVRTRRREPPAAGPPSSHSPSFEGAES from the coding sequence ATGAACGGCCTCCGGAAGGCCGCGACGCCGTTCCGCCGCGTCGAGGGGCCGCTCGCCGCGTCCTTCGGCCGCATCGGCTTCGCGCTCGCGCTGCTGCTGCTCGTCAGCCTCGCGGCGGCGCCCGACACCCTGCGCGGATCCACCCTCCTGACCATGCTGCCGTTCGCCTCGATGCTGGCCATCGCGGCGATCGGCCAGACGATCGTCGTCCAGCACGGCGGGCTCGACCTCTCGGTCGCCGGGACGGTGTCGCTGTCGGCCGCGGTGGTCACCAAGGGCGCGCAGGAGTTCGGCGGGACGCCCGCCGCGATCGGCGTCGCGTTCGGCGCGGCGGTGGCCATGGGGCTGCTGAACGGCGTGCTCGTGGCACGGCTGGCGATCACCCCGCTGATCGCGACGCTCGGGGTCAACGCGCTGGCCATCGGCGTCGTCCTGACCGTGACCGGCGGAGTGCCGACCGCGGCGCCGCAGGCGCTGACGCGGATCGCCATCGAGCGCACCCTGGGCGTCCCGAACACGATGATCGCCGCGCTGGCCGTCCTGACGCTCGCCGGCGTCGTGCTCCAGCGGACCGTCCTCGGACGCCGGCACGTGGCCGTCGGCGTGAGCACCGTCGCCGCGCGCAACGCCGGGCTGCGCGTGGACACCTACCGCATCGCCCCGTACGTCGTCGCGGCGCTCTGCTACGCGATCGCCGGAACGCTGATCGCGGGCTTCCAGCAGTCGCCGGGGCTCTCGGTCGGCGATCCGTACCTGATCTCCACGGTCGCCGTCGTCGTGCTGGCCGGCACGCCCCTGACCGGCGGGCGCGCGAGCGTGGTCGCGACCGCGCTCGCCGCGCTCTTCCTCACCCAGCTCAACCAGCTCGTGCTGTCCGTGGGCGCCCCCACGGCCGTGCAGTACCTCATCCAGGCCGCGGTGATCGCGGCGGGCGTCGCCGCACGAGAGCTGACCGTCCTCCAGCGCGCCGCCGATCGCGTGCGGACGCGCCGCCGGGAACCTCCGGCGGCCGGACCGCCCTCGAGCCACTCGCCGTCCTTCGAAGGAGCAGAAAGCTGA
- a CDS encoding substrate-binding domain-containing protein produces the protein MPARTHRADRRRHHRIGVAFTMAPLILAAGCGNGGPGGGAAGTPTASATPVEASGSGEGFGRMSDVCGGTPITVGLADGYGANSWRKISRSEFEAEAKRCPAIKKVIYTDAQGSAQKAISDVNTLVSQGAKAIVVLPDSGPAMIPAMRAAMRAGVKVVITPGDLGGKAGQDYVTAVYDSPEQNGRVWAEWMVEQLKGQGNVVFLGGTPGNPTSPREAAGIREVFARHPGMKLLAGPVDTNWDVARTQQVMAGLLTKFPKIDGIISDYGGSTIGAIRALQSAGRPLVPVATNDFNQLSCLWKDQQEGKRFPLATVSSRPWISRLALRQAVAAAHGKKNPEPAVIKLSLFEDSTSTDQKLRVRCDTGLPPDAILSSTLTSAEMATLFGK, from the coding sequence ATGCCTGCCAGAACCCACAGAGCCGACCGAAGAAGACATCACCGCATCGGCGTCGCGTTCACGATGGCGCCCCTCATCCTCGCCGCGGGCTGCGGCAACGGCGGTCCGGGCGGCGGCGCGGCCGGCACGCCCACCGCGTCCGCCACCCCCGTGGAGGCGTCGGGATCGGGCGAGGGGTTCGGGCGCATGTCCGACGTCTGCGGCGGCACGCCCATCACCGTGGGTCTCGCCGACGGCTACGGCGCCAACTCATGGCGCAAGATCAGCCGCTCCGAGTTCGAGGCCGAGGCGAAGCGGTGCCCCGCGATCAAGAAGGTCATCTACACCGACGCGCAGGGCAGCGCCCAGAAGGCGATCTCCGACGTCAACACGCTCGTCAGCCAGGGCGCCAAGGCGATCGTCGTCCTGCCGGACTCGGGACCCGCCATGATCCCGGCGATGCGCGCCGCGATGCGCGCCGGTGTCAAGGTCGTGATCACGCCCGGCGATCTCGGCGGCAAGGCCGGCCAGGACTACGTCACCGCGGTCTATGACAGCCCGGAGCAGAACGGGCGGGTCTGGGCCGAGTGGATGGTCGAGCAGCTCAAGGGGCAGGGGAACGTCGTCTTCCTCGGCGGCACTCCGGGGAACCCGACCTCGCCCCGCGAGGCGGCGGGCATCCGTGAGGTGTTCGCCCGGCACCCCGGGATGAAGCTGCTCGCCGGCCCGGTCGACACCAACTGGGACGTGGCCAGGACCCAGCAGGTGATGGCCGGGCTGCTCACCAAGTTCCCGAAGATCGACGGCATCATCTCCGACTACGGCGGCAGCACCATCGGCGCGATCCGTGCGCTCCAGTCGGCCGGCCGGCCGCTCGTCCCGGTCGCCACGAACGACTTCAACCAGCTGAGCTGCCTCTGGAAGGACCAGCAGGAGGGGAAGCGCTTCCCGCTCGCGACGGTGTCGAGCCGCCCGTGGATCAGCAGGCTCGCCCTGCGGCAGGCCGTCGCGGCGGCCCATGGCAAGAAGAATCCCGAACCGGCGGTCATCAAGCTGTCGCTGTTCGAGGACTCGACGAGTACGGACCAGAAGCTGAGGGTCCGCTGCGACACCGGGCTCCCGCCGGACGCCATCCTCTCCTCGACGTTGACGTCGGCGGAGATGGCCACCCTGTTCGGGAAGTAG
- a CDS encoding ATP-binding cassette domain-containing protein, with protein MPADTPRALRVQGIHKSYPGVHALKGVSLDVRAGEVHAVVGENGAGKSTLMAVISGSQAADAGTVEVGGVPLDRPSPVAARALGLVIAHQRPALAPDLTVVENMTLAAPEARPGDRVAWCREALVAVRATVSPHDRVCDLTVAQRQLVELAKAYVAAPRLLILDEPTEPLSATEIDSLFAWVERLAADGVGVIYISHRIPEIRRIADRVTVLRDGTVAGSWALSEISDDEIVHQVVGRPVEAALAGKPQRATDGRPVLAVEGFSSDGFADVSLSVRAGEIVGLAGVEGNGQRELLHALAGVTPSRQAVAVDGAEVKIRDVRAARRHGIVYLPADRHTDGLFMPLSVRENLALPTLGERRRGGLVRRGAERDAVMRQVERLDVRAASAETAVATLSGGNQQKVLIGAALMAEPRVFLLEDPTQGVDVGARAEIYRSLRALAADGAGVLIVSSDPIELEGLCDRVLVFARGRVVAELRDEQVSEHEIAHAALMAGEAREAGGGHGARARFLRGDHFPGLVLLTIIGSLGAFVASRNELYLSGQNVRTTLALLAALMFISLGQLLVVQSGGFDLSVGPLSGLLVVVGSFFFVEPLGAAALVLGLLAVAAVALGAGLLNGTMAGPGGISPIVTTLVTYIVFQGCSLLLRPTPGGTYDIGFGNALTAAVGPLPLSFAAAVAAGIALEWWLRRRRSGMALRAVGSDADVARRLGLSPGRVRLYAYLGCAGLTLCGALVLAGQVGIGDPNLGMEYTLMSITAVVLGGASVFGGRGSFLGAMLGALLIVQVMNATTFLGLDNAWQRWLVGLMTLLGAGVYSRLRSTRVRS; from the coding sequence ATGCCGGCAGACACCCCCCGCGCCCTCCGCGTCCAGGGGATCCACAAGTCCTATCCGGGCGTCCATGCGCTCAAGGGCGTCTCGCTCGACGTCCGCGCCGGTGAGGTGCACGCGGTGGTGGGCGAGAACGGAGCCGGGAAGTCCACCCTGATGGCCGTGATATCCGGCTCCCAGGCGGCGGACGCGGGCACGGTCGAGGTCGGGGGCGTCCCCCTGGACCGGCCGTCCCCCGTGGCGGCCCGCGCCCTCGGTCTCGTGATCGCCCACCAGCGCCCCGCGCTCGCCCCCGACCTCACGGTCGTGGAGAACATGACGCTCGCGGCGCCGGAGGCACGGCCCGGCGACCGTGTCGCCTGGTGCCGCGAGGCACTGGTGGCGGTCCGCGCCACCGTGAGCCCGCACGACCGCGTTTGCGATCTGACCGTCGCCCAGCGCCAGCTCGTCGAGCTCGCGAAGGCCTACGTCGCGGCCCCGCGCCTGCTGATCCTCGACGAGCCCACCGAGCCGCTCTCCGCCACGGAGATCGACAGCCTCTTCGCGTGGGTCGAGCGCCTCGCCGCCGACGGCGTCGGCGTCATCTACATCTCCCACCGGATCCCCGAGATCCGGCGCATCGCCGACCGCGTCACGGTGCTGCGCGACGGGACGGTGGCGGGCAGCTGGGCGCTTTCGGAGATCTCCGACGACGAGATCGTCCACCAGGTCGTCGGCCGCCCCGTCGAGGCCGCCCTCGCCGGCAAGCCGCAGCGGGCCACGGACGGCAGGCCCGTCCTCGCGGTCGAGGGCTTCTCCAGCGACGGCTTCGCGGACGTGAGTCTCAGCGTGCGCGCCGGTGAGATCGTGGGCCTGGCGGGTGTGGAGGGCAACGGGCAGCGCGAGCTGCTGCACGCGCTCGCCGGCGTCACCCCGAGCCGCCAGGCCGTCGCCGTCGACGGCGCGGAAGTGAAGATCCGCGACGTGCGCGCCGCACGGCGGCACGGCATCGTCTACCTGCCCGCGGACCGCCACACCGACGGCCTCTTCATGCCGCTCTCGGTCCGGGAGAACCTCGCGCTGCCGACCCTCGGCGAGCGCCGGCGCGGCGGTCTCGTCCGGCGCGGCGCCGAGCGGGACGCCGTCATGCGGCAGGTCGAGCGGCTGGACGTGCGCGCCGCGTCGGCCGAGACGGCGGTCGCCACCCTTTCCGGCGGCAACCAGCAGAAGGTGCTGATCGGCGCCGCACTGATGGCGGAACCGCGGGTGTTCCTCCTGGAGGACCCGACGCAGGGGGTCGACGTCGGCGCGCGTGCGGAGATCTACCGCTCGCTGCGCGCGCTCGCGGCGGACGGTGCCGGAGTGCTGATCGTGTCCTCGGACCCCATCGAGCTGGAGGGCCTGTGCGACCGGGTCCTGGTCTTCGCGCGCGGACGGGTCGTGGCCGAACTCCGCGACGAGCAGGTGTCCGAGCACGAGATCGCCCATGCCGCGCTGATGGCGGGGGAGGCGCGCGAGGCGGGCGGCGGTCACGGCGCCCGGGCGCGGTTCCTGCGCGGCGACCACTTCCCCGGCCTCGTGCTGCTGACGATCATCGGCTCGCTCGGGGCCTTCGTGGCCTCGCGCAACGAGCTGTACCTGAGCGGCCAGAACGTGCGTACCACTCTCGCGCTGCTCGCCGCGCTCATGTTCATCTCGCTCGGCCAGCTCCTCGTGGTGCAGTCCGGCGGCTTCGATCTGTCCGTCGGCCCGCTCAGCGGGCTGCTCGTCGTCGTCGGCTCGTTCTTCTTCGTCGAACCGCTGGGCGCCGCGGCGCTCGTGCTCGGGCTCCTGGCCGTCGCCGCGGTCGCGCTCGGCGCGGGCCTGCTGAACGGCACCATGGCCGGGCCGGGCGGCATCTCGCCCATCGTCACCACGCTGGTCACCTACATCGTGTTCCAGGGCTGCTCGCTGCTGCTGCGCCCGACGCCCGGCGGAACGTACGACATCGGGTTCGGCAACGCCCTCACCGCCGCGGTCGGGCCGCTCCCGCTCTCGTTCGCCGCCGCCGTCGCCGCCGGAATCGCCCTGGAGTGGTGGCTGCGGCGGAGGCGCTCCGGCATGGCGCTGCGCGCGGTCGGCTCCGACGCCGACGTCGCGCGCCGGCTGGGTCTCTCGCCCGGGCGGGTGCGCCTGTACGCCTACCTCGGCTGCGCCGGCCTGACGCTGTGCGGCGCGCTGGTACTCGCGGGCCAGGTCGGGATCGGCGATCCCAATCTCGGGATGGAGTACACGCTGATGAGCATCACGGCCGTGGTGCTCGGCGGGGCGAGCGTCTTCGGCGGCCGCGGTTCGTTCCTCGGCGCGATGCTCGGCGCCCTGCTGATCGTGCAGGTCATGAACGCGACGACGTTCCTGGGACTCGACAACGCGTGGCAGCGATGGCTCGTGGGGCTCATGACGCTGCTCGGCGCCGGCGTCTACTCGCGGCTGAGGTCGACGCGGGTCCGGTCGTGA
- a CDS encoding NAD(P)/FAD-dependent oxidoreductase: protein MTPTQPAPAATGRCVVVGASMGGLRAAEAVRKAGFTGEIVVVGEEPHMPYNRPPLSKEALGGGLDPAALRFRIPRAAGDVTWRLGERVAATDLAARTVTLENGDVLAWTGLVVACGLRPRRLAVPGPPGGRHVIRTIEDVQRLRDALSPGARLAVVGAGFIGCEVAATARELGVEVDVIAPTAVPVERPLRRMLGAALQRRHEARGVRFHLGVAPVEFRGGDHVTSLLLGDGTELPADVVVEAVGCVPNVEWLDGNGLDLTDGVLCDDRLRVEGRADVVACGDIARFPNPLFGGVPRRVEHWSMVTETARRAGHTLGRALTGAEPDPAPFAPIPSFWSDQYGMRIQSFGVPDLGAEDVRVLDGDLDDEVAVGYHRDGRLMGVVLIGLRSHYMRYRALIAENAEHDRGGAPVPQDRVAERTVGGSRA, encoded by the coding sequence GTGACGCCGACACAGCCGGCCCCCGCGGCCACCGGCCGCTGCGTGGTCGTCGGCGCCTCGATGGGGGGCCTGCGCGCGGCCGAGGCCGTGCGCAAGGCCGGCTTCACCGGCGAGATCGTCGTCGTCGGTGAAGAACCCCACATGCCCTACAACCGGCCTCCCCTGTCCAAGGAGGCCCTCGGCGGCGGGTTGGATCCGGCGGCGCTGCGCTTCCGGATCCCCCGGGCCGCCGGCGACGTGACGTGGCGGCTGGGCGAGCGGGTCGCCGCAACCGATCTCGCCGCCCGGACGGTCACCCTCGAGAACGGCGACGTGCTCGCCTGGACCGGGCTGGTCGTGGCCTGCGGGCTTCGTCCCCGCCGCCTGGCCGTCCCGGGCCCGCCCGGCGGCCGGCACGTCATCCGTACCATCGAGGATGTCCAGCGCCTGCGCGACGCGCTGTCCCCGGGCGCCCGGCTGGCCGTCGTCGGCGCCGGGTTCATCGGCTGCGAGGTCGCCGCCACCGCCCGCGAACTGGGTGTCGAGGTCGACGTGATCGCCCCCACGGCGGTGCCGGTGGAACGACCGCTGCGGCGGATGCTCGGCGCGGCGCTCCAGCGCCGGCACGAGGCGCGCGGCGTGCGGTTCCATCTGGGCGTCGCCCCGGTGGAGTTCCGCGGCGGCGACCACGTGACCTCGCTGCTGCTGGGCGACGGCACCGAACTGCCGGCCGACGTGGTGGTCGAGGCCGTCGGGTGCGTCCCGAACGTCGAATGGCTGGACGGCAACGGCCTCGATCTGACCGACGGCGTGCTCTGCGACGACCGTCTACGGGTCGAGGGCCGCGCCGACGTCGTGGCCTGCGGAGACATCGCCAGGTTTCCCAATCCGCTCTTCGGCGGCGTGCCACGCCGCGTCGAGCACTGGTCCATGGTCACCGAGACCGCCAGGAGGGCCGGCCACACCCTGGGCCGTGCGCTCACCGGCGCGGAACCGGACCCGGCTCCGTTCGCGCCCATCCCCTCCTTCTGGAGCGACCAGTACGGCATGCGCATCCAGTCGTTCGGCGTGCCGGACCTGGGAGCCGAGGACGTTCGGGTGCTCGACGGCGACCTCGATGACGAGGTGGCCGTCGGCTACCACCGCGACGGCCGGCTCATGGGCGTGGTCCTGATCGGTCTCCGTTCCCACTACATGCGCTACCGCGCGCTCATCGCCGAGAACGCCGAGCACGACAGGGGTGGGGCGCCCGTCCCGCAGGACAGGGTCGCGGAACGCACGGTCGGAGGGAGCCGGGCCTGA
- a CDS encoding ferredoxin, whose product MRIVVDLALCQDHGQCVFSAPQVFSLDENGKLSFRDGATDTYISADLDESLRDDVEEAADACPLQAIEVEG is encoded by the coding sequence ATGCGTATCGTCGTCGACCTCGCCCTCTGCCAGGACCACGGCCAATGTGTCTTTTCCGCCCCCCAGGTGTTCTCGCTCGACGAGAACGGCAAGCTGTCGTTCCGCGACGGGGCGACCGACACCTACATCTCCGCCGACCTGGACGAATCATTGCGCGATGACGTCGAGGAAGCCGCCGACGCCTGCCCTCTCCAGGCCATCGAGGTCGAAGGCTGA
- a CDS encoding fumarylacetoacetate hydrolase family protein, which translates to MTEYRRILLDGAAVEVVRDGDTLRAADGRTAGVDEAVHLPPVTPSKIIAVHLNYRSRVEEFGTTLPSAPTYFHKPTSSLNAHRGAVVRPEGCAWLNYEGEIAIVIGRTCRNVSPAEAGRYIAGYTIGNDYGLHDFRDTDAGSMLRVKGSDTLCPLGPGLVDDWDFRGKTLRTLVNGVVRQEAGTDEMEWDMHYLVADIARTITLYPGDVLLSGTPAISRTVHPGDVVEVEVEGLGRLTNHIVSGPVPIRTDCGAQPTESEEVLSTAQGGDWEFRGVRPPRRG; encoded by the coding sequence ATGACCGAGTACCGCCGAATATTGCTCGACGGGGCCGCCGTCGAGGTCGTCCGCGACGGTGACACGCTCCGTGCGGCGGACGGTCGTACGGCCGGCGTCGACGAGGCGGTGCACCTTCCCCCCGTGACCCCCTCCAAGATCATCGCCGTCCACCTGAACTACCGCAGCAGGGTCGAGGAGTTCGGCACCACCCTCCCCTCGGCGCCGACCTACTTCCACAAGCCGACGTCCTCGCTGAACGCCCACCGGGGCGCGGTCGTGCGTCCCGAGGGATGCGCGTGGCTCAATTACGAAGGCGAGATCGCCATCGTCATCGGGCGCACGTGCCGCAACGTCTCCCCGGCGGAGGCCGGGCGGTACATCGCCGGATACACGATCGGCAACGACTACGGCCTGCACGACTTCCGTGACACCGACGCCGGCTCCATGCTCAGGGTGAAGGGCTCCGACACGCTCTGCCCGCTGGGCCCGGGCCTCGTCGACGACTGGGACTTCCGCGGCAAGACGCTCCGCACGCTCGTCAACGGAGTGGTCAGGCAGGAGGCCGGCACCGACGAGATGGAGTGGGACATGCACTACCTCGTCGCCGACATCGCCAGAACGATCACCCTGTACCCCGGGGACGTCCTGCTGTCCGGAACCCCGGCGATCTCCCGGACGGTCCATCCGGGGGACGTCGTCGAGGTCGAGGTCGAGGGCCTCGGCCGGCTCACCAACCACATCGTCTCCGGGCCCGTCCCGATCCGGACCGACTGCGGCGCCCAGCCCACCGAAAGCGAAGAAGTCCTGTCCACCGCCCAGGGCGGCGACTGGGAGTTCCGGGGTGTGCGCCCGCCTCGGCGCGGCTGA